From a region of the Actinopolymorpha singaporensis genome:
- the ispD gene encoding 2-C-methyl-D-erythritol 4-phosphate cytidylyltransferase produces MRTAAIIPAAGRGERLGPGVPKALRELGGAPLLVHAVRAVDRARSVDLVVVAAPPDDPAAVERLLADYEWIGEVLVVAGGLDRQQSVARALVSLPEDVDVVLVHDAARPLAPPELVDAVAATIRRGAAACVPVVPLADTVKVVADDQVVRTLDRSSLRAVQTPQGFRRGVLAAAHAAFQQALAAGGLPEVPPVTDDAGMVERQGVPVVAVPGSEEAFKVTRPLDLLTAEALLTRRRAAGAR; encoded by the coding sequence ATGAGAACCGCAGCGATCATTCCGGCCGCCGGCCGCGGCGAACGCCTGGGCCCGGGCGTGCCGAAGGCGCTCCGCGAGCTGGGCGGTGCGCCGCTGCTCGTGCACGCGGTCAGGGCGGTGGACCGCGCCCGTTCGGTCGACCTCGTGGTGGTGGCCGCACCACCCGACGACCCCGCCGCCGTCGAACGCCTGCTGGCCGACTACGAGTGGATCGGTGAGGTCCTCGTCGTCGCCGGTGGCCTCGACCGGCAGCAGTCCGTGGCCCGCGCGCTGGTCAGCCTGCCCGAGGACGTCGACGTCGTGCTGGTCCACGACGCGGCCCGGCCACTGGCGCCGCCGGAACTCGTCGACGCGGTGGCCGCGACGATCCGCCGCGGTGCCGCCGCCTGCGTGCCGGTCGTCCCACTCGCGGACACCGTGAAGGTGGTCGCCGACGACCAGGTGGTCCGCACCCTGGACCGGTCCTCGCTGCGTGCGGTGCAGACTCCGCAGGGGTTCCGGCGGGGCGTACTGGCGGCCGCGCACGCGGCGTTCCAGCAGGCCCTGGCCGCCGGCGGACTTCCGGAGGTGCCGCCGGTCACCGACGACGCCGGCATGGTCGAACGCCAGGGCGTCCCGGTGGTGGCCGTTCCCGGTTCGGAGGAGGCGTTCAAGGTGACCAGGCCGCTGGACCTGCTGACCGCGGAGGCACTGCTGACGCGGCGGAGGGCAGCCGGTGCCCGCTGA
- a CDS encoding CarD family transcriptional regulator, translating to MTFKVGETVVYPHHGAAVIDDIETRKIKGVDKTYLVLRIVAQSDLVVRVPADNVDLVGVRDVVGQEGLEKVFEVLRAPHTEEPTNWSRRYKANLEKLASGDVIKVAEVVRDLWRRERDRGLSAGEKRMLAKARQILVSELALAENTNEDKAEALLDEVLAS from the coding sequence ATGACTTTCAAGGTCGGCGAGACAGTGGTGTACCCCCATCATGGGGCTGCCGTCATCGATGACATCGAGACACGCAAGATCAAGGGCGTGGACAAGACCTACCTCGTCCTGCGGATCGTGGCACAAAGCGATCTCGTTGTCCGGGTCCCGGCGGACAACGTCGACCTGGTCGGCGTCCGCGACGTAGTGGGTCAGGAAGGTCTGGAGAAGGTCTTCGAGGTTCTCCGTGCTCCACACACGGAGGAGCCGACCAACTGGTCGCGGCGCTACAAGGCCAACCTCGAGAAGCTCGCCTCCGGTGACGTGATCAAGGTGGCGGAGGTCGTTCGCGACCTGTGGCGCCGTGAGCGGGACCGCGGGCTTTCCGCAGGTGAGAAGCGGATGCTGGCGAAGGCTCGGCAGATACTCGTCTCCGAGTTGGCGCTGGCGGAGAACACCAACGAGGACAAGGCCGAAGCCCTCCTCGACGAGGTGCTCGCTTCCTGA
- a CDS encoding phytanoyl-CoA dioxygenase family protein, producing the protein MTAEVLDERDARERYDTDGYVIFRDVIDADLIKEVNAHVEWLQARHPELRPEQLGHVLMRDDPFWVRLISDDRLVDIAQMFVGPDVALFASHYICKPPFSGQPVLWHQDGAFWPLEPMKVVTLWLAVDPSTPENGCVRLVPGSHKWDVAGMRDNTDVESVLGKEIAVDVDENQAVDMVLRPGDVEVHHPHIVHGSNANTSPQRRCGLTIRYIPTTTRIVSDELPWPSAFHLRGAPGVNPYQPKPVYVEGEHLPFRGCEAWS; encoded by the coding sequence ATGACCGCAGAAGTACTGGACGAACGCGACGCACGCGAACGCTACGACACCGACGGCTACGTGATCTTCCGTGACGTCATCGACGCCGACCTGATCAAGGAAGTGAACGCCCACGTCGAGTGGCTGCAGGCCCGGCACCCGGAGCTGCGGCCCGAGCAGTTGGGGCACGTTCTGATGCGCGACGACCCGTTCTGGGTCCGGCTGATCAGCGACGACCGGTTGGTCGACATCGCCCAGATGTTCGTCGGACCGGACGTCGCGTTGTTCGCGTCCCACTACATCTGCAAGCCGCCCTTCTCCGGCCAGCCCGTGCTGTGGCACCAGGACGGCGCGTTCTGGCCGCTGGAGCCGATGAAGGTGGTCACCCTGTGGCTGGCGGTCGACCCGTCCACCCCGGAGAACGGATGCGTACGGCTGGTACCGGGTTCGCACAAGTGGGACGTCGCGGGGATGCGCGACAACACCGACGTGGAAAGCGTTCTCGGCAAGGAGATCGCGGTCGACGTGGACGAGAACCAGGCGGTCGACATGGTGCTGCGGCCCGGCGACGTGGAGGTCCACCACCCGCACATCGTGCACGGGAGCAACGCGAACACCTCGCCACAACGCAGATGCGGTCTCACGATCCGCTACATTCCGACAACGACTCGCATCGTCTCCGACGAGCTGCCGTGGCCGAGCGCGTTCCATCTGCGCGGTGCTCCGGGCGTCAATCCGTACCAGCCGAAGCCCGTGTACGTCGAGGGAGAACACCTGCCGTTCCGGGGCTGTGAAGCCTGGTCGTAG
- a CDS encoding AraC family transcriptional regulator, which produces MPSRQPLRFESHALGRAYHAAQVRLGPRSGGSDRHGHADFYELMGVVDGYADHHVGTGVQALGPGDVVLVRPRDQHAISGRSPAGVTFVNVAFPAPAWQAFVDLAGADPDGALEQRPDPPLLKLRDERGEAGRAAFDRALAAFHRTPTMLDLVRFWSEILALGTFDAHTTADRVGPEGELRPAWLVRACADMRAEDNLRAGVPRLRELAAVSGAHLARSMRTHYATSPTRFVTELRLERARVLLTTTDLTVTAIAHRTGFASQSYFTRCFHRAHGLSPRAYRRRARRAFVP; this is translated from the coding sequence ATGCCGTCCCGGCAGCCGCTGCGATTCGAGTCCCACGCCCTCGGGCGGGCCTACCACGCCGCCCAGGTCCGGCTCGGGCCCCGATCGGGGGGGTCAGACCGGCACGGCCACGCGGACTTCTACGAGCTGATGGGCGTCGTCGACGGGTACGCCGACCACCACGTCGGCACCGGCGTCCAGGCCCTGGGGCCGGGCGACGTGGTCCTCGTCCGGCCACGCGACCAGCACGCGATCTCCGGGCGGTCACCGGCCGGGGTGACGTTCGTCAACGTCGCCTTTCCGGCGCCGGCCTGGCAGGCGTTCGTCGACCTCGCCGGCGCCGATCCGGACGGGGCGCTGGAGCAGCGTCCCGACCCTCCGCTGCTGAAGCTGCGGGACGAGCGGGGCGAGGCCGGGCGGGCGGCGTTCGACCGGGCACTGGCGGCGTTCCACCGCACGCCGACGATGCTGGACCTGGTCCGGTTCTGGTCGGAGATCCTCGCCCTCGGCACGTTCGACGCGCACACGACAGCCGACCGGGTCGGCCCGGAGGGCGAGCTGCGTCCGGCATGGCTCGTACGCGCCTGCGCCGACATGCGCGCCGAGGACAATCTGCGGGCCGGCGTACCCCGCCTGCGCGAGCTCGCCGCCGTGAGCGGAGCCCATCTGGCCCGGTCCATGCGCACCCACTACGCGACCTCGCCGACGCGTTTCGTCACCGAGTTGCGGCTCGAACGTGCCCGGGTCCTGCTGACCACCACCGACCTCACCGTCACGGCGATCGCCCACCGCACCGGCTTCGCCAGCCAGTCGTACTTCACCCGTTGCTTCCACCGGGCGCACGGACTCTCCCCGCGCGCGTACCGGCGGCGTGCCCGGCGCGCGTTCGTCCCGTAG
- a CDS encoding response regulator transcription factor, whose product MTRVLVVEDEESYSDALSYVLRKEGFEVALAATGTVALEEFERGGADIVLLDLMLPGLSGTEVCRELRRTSNVPVIMVTAKDTEIDKVVGLELGADDYVTKPYSPRELVARIRAVLRRGTEPTGEVVQATLEGGPVRMDVERHVVSVSGDDVRLPLKEFELLEMFLRNTGRVLTRGQLIDRVWGADYVGDTKTLDVHVKRLRAKIEPDPSNPRHLVTVRGLGYKFEG is encoded by the coding sequence GTGACTCGAGTGCTCGTCGTGGAGGACGAGGAGAGCTACAGCGACGCACTGTCGTACGTCCTTCGCAAGGAGGGGTTCGAGGTCGCGCTGGCGGCCACCGGAACCGTCGCGCTGGAGGAGTTCGAACGCGGCGGCGCCGACATCGTGTTGCTCGACCTGATGCTGCCCGGGCTGTCCGGCACCGAGGTCTGCCGCGAGCTCCGTCGTACTTCCAACGTCCCGGTGATCATGGTGACCGCGAAGGACACCGAGATCGACAAGGTGGTGGGGCTGGAGCTCGGCGCCGACGACTACGTCACCAAGCCCTACAGTCCGCGCGAGCTCGTCGCCCGGATCCGCGCGGTCCTGCGCCGTGGCACCGAGCCGACCGGCGAGGTGGTCCAGGCGACGCTGGAGGGCGGTCCGGTCCGGATGGACGTCGAACGCCACGTGGTGTCGGTGAGCGGAGACGACGTACGCCTTCCGCTCAAGGAGTTCGAGCTGCTGGAGATGTTCCTGCGTAACACCGGCCGGGTGCTGACCCGCGGTCAGCTGATCGACCGGGTGTGGGGCGCTGACTACGTGGGTGACACCAAGACGCTGGACGTGCACGTCAAGCGGCTGCGGGCGAAGATCGAGCCGGACCCGTCCAATCCGCGTCACCTGGTGACGGTGCGCGGGCTGGGCTACAAGTTCGAGGGCTAG
- a CDS encoding sensor histidine kinase, producing the protein MEATLAATLSGLVGLAIGAVAVLAFRLSEGAQTRAPQEPEPAVPPDVAKVLAVLRSAAVVVGPHDEVRQASAPARSFGLVRGSRIVVEDLLELVRQVRRDGEIRQCDLELLRGRFGQDVLSVSARVAPLGSELILVLVEDRTKERRIDTIRRDFVANVSHELKTPIGALVLLAEAVQHAADDPEAVQRFAGRMQVESDRLTRLVQQIIELSRVQADDPVEEAAPVELDHVVDGALDRSRVDAQTKQVTLVRAGDTGLAVTGSAQQLIIALGNLVENAVTYSPEYTRVVVDVRRRPAATFDGFGPMVEIAVSDQGVGIPEKELERVFERFYRVDRARSRETGGTGLGLSIVKHVAASHGGAVDVWSVEGEGSTFTLLLPLRPDPASESSAPIREIGSVRLPDPAALPRPVRLPAGAADRGERNDPPTRPATPADASAVRRPKEATR; encoded by the coding sequence GTGGAAGCGACGCTCGCCGCGACCCTCAGCGGCCTGGTCGGCCTCGCCATCGGCGCGGTCGCGGTCCTCGCCTTCCGGCTGAGCGAAGGCGCCCAGACCAGGGCCCCGCAGGAGCCGGAGCCGGCCGTGCCGCCCGACGTGGCGAAGGTCCTCGCCGTGCTGCGCTCGGCCGCGGTGGTGGTCGGTCCCCATGACGAGGTACGCCAGGCAAGCGCCCCGGCACGGTCGTTCGGGCTGGTCCGCGGCAGCCGGATCGTGGTCGAGGACCTCCTCGAACTCGTACGCCAGGTGCGCCGGGACGGCGAGATCCGGCAGTGCGACCTGGAGCTTCTCCGCGGCCGCTTCGGCCAGGACGTCCTGTCCGTTTCCGCCCGGGTCGCCCCGCTCGGCAGCGAGCTGATCCTGGTGCTGGTCGAGGACCGCACCAAGGAACGCCGGATCGACACCATTCGGCGTGATTTCGTCGCCAACGTCAGCCACGAGCTGAAGACCCCGATCGGGGCTCTCGTCCTGCTGGCGGAGGCGGTCCAGCACGCTGCGGACGACCCCGAGGCCGTCCAGCGGTTCGCCGGCCGGATGCAGGTCGAGAGCGACCGGCTGACCCGGCTGGTGCAGCAGATCATCGAGCTTTCCCGCGTTCAGGCCGACGACCCGGTGGAGGAGGCGGCGCCGGTCGAGCTGGACCACGTGGTCGACGGCGCGCTGGACCGGTCCCGGGTGGACGCGCAGACCAAGCAGGTCACGCTGGTCCGTGCCGGGGACACCGGCCTCGCGGTGACCGGAAGCGCCCAGCAGTTGATCATCGCGCTCGGCAACCTGGTCGAGAACGCCGTGACCTACAGCCCCGAGTACACCCGCGTGGTGGTCGACGTACGCCGGCGGCCGGCGGCCACCTTCGACGGGTTCGGCCCGATGGTGGAGATCGCGGTGTCCGACCAGGGCGTCGGCATCCCGGAGAAGGAGCTGGAGCGGGTCTTCGAACGCTTCTACCGGGTGGACCGGGCCCGCAGCCGGGAGACCGGCGGTACCGGCCTCGGCCTGTCGATCGTCAAGCACGTGGCGGCCAGCCACGGCGGGGCGGTCGACGTGTGGAGCGTGGAGGGCGAGGGGTCGACCTTCACCCTCCTGCTGCCGCTGCGTCCCGATCCCGCGTCGGAGTCGTCCGCGCCCATCCGCGAGATCGGTTCGGTCCGCCTGCCCGACCCGGCCGCGCTTCCCCGCCCTGTGCGGCTCCCGGCAGGCGCCGCCGACCGGGGCGAGCGAAACGATCCCCCAACCAGACCCGCAACGCCGGCGGACGCGAGTGCCGTACGCCGCCCGAAGGAGGCAACCCGGTGA
- the phoU gene encoding phosphate signaling complex protein PhoU yields the protein MRDAFHEQLQHLTDRMVEMANLVEVAVREGTGALLEADARRAERVIAADAQIDRLQSLVEERTFEQLALQQPVASDLRALVAALRMVADLERMGDLAEHVAKIARMRYPECAIPAELHDTIAEMGSVAERMVHKVAQTVAASDVTQAVDLVAEDDQMDRLRRSLFHIVLDKDWSHGVEAAIDIALLGRYYERIADHAVSMARRVIYLVTGDVPVRSS from the coding sequence ATGCGAGACGCGTTTCACGAGCAGCTTCAGCATCTGACCGACCGTATGGTCGAAATGGCCAACCTGGTGGAGGTGGCCGTCCGGGAAGGGACCGGCGCCCTGCTGGAGGCCGACGCCCGGCGGGCGGAGCGGGTGATCGCCGCCGACGCCCAGATCGACCGGTTGCAGTCGCTGGTCGAGGAACGCACGTTCGAGCAGCTTGCCCTGCAACAGCCGGTTGCGAGCGACCTGCGTGCTCTGGTGGCCGCACTGCGGATGGTGGCCGACCTGGAACGCATGGGCGACCTCGCCGAGCACGTCGCCAAGATCGCCCGGATGCGCTACCCCGAGTGCGCGATCCCGGCCGAACTCCACGACACGATCGCCGAGATGGGCTCGGTGGCGGAGCGGATGGTGCACAAGGTCGCGCAGACCGTGGCTGCCTCCGACGTCACCCAGGCGGTCGACCTGGTGGCCGAGGACGACCAGATGGACCGGCTGCGGCGGTCGCTGTTCCACATCGTGCTGGACAAGGACTGGTCGCACGGCGTCGAGGCCGCGATCGACATCGCGCTGCTCGGCCGCTACTACGAACGCATCGCCGACCACGCGGTCTCCATGGCCCGCCGGGTGATCTACCTCGTGACCGGCGACGTGCCGGTCCGTTCGTCCTGA
- a CDS encoding ABC transporter ATP-binding protein: MRWLAPYLGRHRGALVGALVAATAWTAALVSAPLLQKVVVDDAIVARTKPVLPWVLALVGVVALRACASGLWRETGGRLSIHVQNDIRDDLYAHLQHLDAAAHERMQSGQLVARVNSDLVLIQQAVGLLPPVLGTVLQVTLALCIMATLSPLLALVLCGVLVVLVTVTRRLHMRVYAASWDAQQREADMTTVAEEAITGVRVVKGFGQERAELGRFVESLTVLFRSRVRAVRERSPLLATLQASPLAGQVLVLLFGGWLALNGHLTVGTFFAFLAYLADLNGSARLLATVLTLLPRARSGTERIAEVFAVQPEVRDEAARPVADATPIADVRRTDSMSEGTERGAFVTFDDVSFSYPDGPQALDGFSLDVLPGETVAIVGPTGSGKSSALQLVSRLRDVSAGRVLLDGVDVRELPLPDLRRRVSVVFDEAMLLSGSIRDNIAYGRADATDEEVVAMAKIAAIHDFVTNLPEGYDTEVGQEGLGLSGGQRQRIALARALVADADVLVLDDATSAVDVHVERRILDAMREVVDGRTVIVVAYRESTVALADRVVLVDGGRVVDQGTHQELLARSELYQALMSELADTEAGRSADAEGKSARDGSPEAAEVTPEAWQPSQTAMNPLRARVGDPVSPELLSALAALRPATDETGVDVERESNRHERFKLTRMLRPQRWGILLGLALLLVDALAVLAGPLLVQNGLDQALGARSLGMLLVTCAVFGLVALIDWSDVWATTFVTARTTERILYALRIRLFAHLQRLGMDYYDRTHAGRIMTRLTSDVNAVAELIQAGLTNALVAIVTFTGMTAVLLVLNPTLALVVLAVVPPATVATIWYRRVVGPAYEEARELNSALNTYLHETLAVLPVTQAFQREQANQAHFRGLAERQFVARRTSNRATAMYVAFIELLAGLTVATTLLVGWHLVESGQLRVAELVPFLLYLALAFAPIQQMATVFDIYQRARTGITRIAALLAEEVSVPTPAEPTEIGKLRGDIELREVTLQYNGTRKPALRGANLRIAAGERVAFVGQTGAGKSTIAKVITRFYDATDGQVEVDGAPVTGLDPEKFRQSIGYVPQEPFLFSRTIRDNIAYGLPDVTDEMVEQAARAVGAHEFIAGLDGGYLHEVQERGRSLSAGQRQLLCLARALVMDPRILVLDEATSHLDLQSERRVEQAMARVAAGRTTIVIAHRPQTLRWVDRIVTVHDGQVVADQTAEQFQAARVSAAQ; the protein is encoded by the coding sequence TTGCGGTGGCTGGCTCCCTACCTCGGCCGCCATCGCGGCGCCCTGGTGGGCGCCCTGGTCGCCGCGACGGCGTGGACCGCCGCGCTGGTCAGCGCCCCGCTGCTGCAGAAGGTCGTGGTCGACGACGCGATCGTGGCGCGGACCAAGCCGGTGCTGCCCTGGGTGCTCGCCCTGGTGGGCGTCGTCGCGCTCCGGGCCTGCGCCAGCGGCCTGTGGCGCGAAACCGGTGGACGGCTGAGCATCCACGTACAGAACGACATCCGCGACGACCTCTACGCACACCTGCAGCACCTGGACGCCGCGGCGCACGAACGGATGCAGAGCGGGCAGCTGGTCGCCCGGGTCAACTCCGACCTGGTGCTGATCCAACAGGCCGTCGGTCTGCTCCCGCCGGTGCTCGGCACTGTCCTGCAGGTGACGTTGGCCCTGTGCATCATGGCCACGTTGTCACCTCTGCTGGCGCTGGTGTTGTGTGGCGTCCTCGTCGTGCTGGTGACCGTCACCCGCCGGCTGCACATGCGCGTGTACGCCGCGTCCTGGGACGCACAGCAGCGTGAGGCGGACATGACCACGGTCGCCGAGGAGGCGATCACCGGCGTGCGGGTGGTGAAGGGGTTCGGCCAGGAGCGGGCGGAGCTCGGCCGGTTCGTGGAGTCGCTGACGGTCCTGTTCCGTTCCCGAGTGCGCGCGGTGCGCGAACGCTCGCCGCTGCTGGCCACGCTGCAGGCCTCGCCGCTGGCCGGCCAGGTGCTGGTGTTGCTGTTCGGCGGCTGGCTCGCCCTGAACGGTCACCTGACCGTCGGTACGTTCTTCGCGTTCCTGGCCTACCTGGCCGACCTGAACGGTTCGGCGCGGCTGCTGGCGACGGTGCTCACGCTGCTGCCGCGGGCGCGGTCGGGCACCGAGCGGATCGCCGAGGTGTTCGCCGTGCAGCCCGAGGTGCGCGACGAGGCGGCCCGGCCCGTGGCCGACGCGACCCCGATCGCCGACGTACGCCGAACCGACAGCATGTCCGAGGGCACCGAGCGCGGTGCGTTCGTGACGTTCGACGACGTGTCGTTCTCCTACCCCGACGGGCCTCAGGCGCTGGACGGGTTCAGCCTGGACGTCCTGCCCGGTGAGACCGTGGCGATCGTCGGGCCGACCGGGTCCGGCAAGTCCTCGGCACTGCAACTGGTGTCCCGGCTGCGTGACGTGAGTGCGGGCCGGGTGCTGCTGGACGGCGTGGACGTTCGGGAACTTCCGCTGCCGGACCTGCGCCGGCGGGTGAGCGTGGTGTTCGACGAGGCGATGCTGCTGTCGGGTTCGATCCGGGACAACATCGCCTACGGCCGCGCGGACGCCACCGACGAGGAGGTCGTCGCGATGGCGAAGATCGCCGCCATCCACGACTTCGTGACCAACCTCCCCGAGGGGTACGACACCGAGGTCGGGCAGGAGGGCCTCGGCCTGTCCGGCGGGCAGCGGCAGCGGATCGCGCTCGCCCGGGCTCTGGTGGCCGACGCGGACGTCCTGGTCCTGGACGACGCGACGTCGGCGGTGGACGTGCACGTCGAGCGGCGCATCCTGGACGCGATGCGCGAGGTGGTCGACGGCCGTACCGTGATCGTGGTCGCCTACCGCGAGTCCACTGTCGCGCTGGCCGACCGGGTGGTGCTCGTGGACGGCGGGCGCGTGGTCGACCAGGGCACCCACCAGGAGTTGCTGGCCCGGTCGGAGCTGTACCAGGCACTGATGTCGGAGCTGGCCGACACCGAGGCCGGTAGGAGCGCCGACGCCGAAGGGAAGAGCGCCCGCGACGGCTCACCGGAGGCCGCCGAGGTGACGCCGGAGGCGTGGCAGCCCTCGCAGACGGCGATGAACCCGTTGCGGGCAAGGGTAGGCGACCCGGTGTCGCCGGAACTCCTGTCCGCGCTGGCCGCGCTGCGCCCGGCCACCGATGAGACCGGCGTCGACGTCGAGCGGGAGTCGAACCGGCACGAGCGGTTCAAGCTCACCCGGATGCTGCGGCCGCAGCGCTGGGGGATCCTGCTCGGCCTGGCGTTGCTGCTGGTGGACGCGCTGGCGGTGCTGGCGGGTCCGCTGCTGGTGCAGAACGGCCTGGATCAGGCCCTGGGCGCCAGGTCGCTGGGCATGCTGCTGGTCACGTGTGCGGTGTTCGGCCTGGTGGCGCTGATCGACTGGAGTGACGTCTGGGCCACCACGTTCGTCACCGCCCGCACCACCGAGCGCATCCTGTACGCCTTGCGGATAAGGCTGTTCGCCCATCTGCAGCGCCTCGGCATGGACTACTACGACCGCACCCACGCGGGGCGGATCATGACCCGGCTCACCTCCGACGTCAACGCGGTGGCCGAACTCATCCAGGCCGGGCTCACCAACGCGCTGGTCGCGATCGTCACGTTCACCGGCATGACGGCGGTGCTGTTGGTGCTCAACCCGACACTCGCGCTGGTGGTGCTGGCGGTCGTCCCGCCGGCGACGGTGGCCACGATCTGGTACCGCCGCGTGGTCGGTCCCGCGTACGAGGAGGCACGCGAGCTCAACTCCGCGCTGAACACCTACCTGCACGAGACCCTCGCGGTGCTGCCGGTCACCCAGGCGTTCCAGCGCGAGCAGGCCAACCAGGCGCACTTCCGGGGCCTGGCCGAGCGGCAGTTCGTCGCGAGGCGGACGAGCAACCGGGCCACCGCGATGTACGTCGCGTTCATCGAACTGCTGGCCGGCCTCACCGTGGCCACCACCTTGCTGGTCGGCTGGCATCTGGTCGAGTCGGGACAGTTGCGGGTGGCCGAACTCGTGCCGTTCCTGCTCTACCTCGCGCTGGCGTTCGCACCGATCCAGCAGATGGCGACGGTGTTCGACATCTACCAGCGGGCCCGCACCGGCATCACCAGGATCGCGGCCCTGCTGGCGGAGGAGGTCAGCGTTCCCACGCCGGCCGAGCCCACGGAGATCGGCAAGCTGCGCGGCGACATCGAGCTCCGCGAGGTCACGCTGCAGTACAACGGCACCCGCAAGCCCGCCTTGCGCGGGGCCAACCTGCGCATCGCCGCCGGTGAGCGGGTGGCGTTCGTCGGGCAGACCGGGGCCGGAAAGTCCACGATCGCCAAGGTGATAACGAGGTTCTACGACGCCACCGATGGGCAGGTCGAGGTTGACGGTGCGCCGGTCACCGGTCTGGACCCGGAGAAGTTCCGCCAGTCGATCGGTTACGTCCCACAGGAGCCGTTCCTGTTCTCGCGCACCATCCGGGACAACATCGCGTACGGCCTTCCGGACGTCACCGACGAGATGGTGGAGCAGGCCGCCCGCGCGGTGGGGGCGCACGAGTTCATCGCCGGGCTGGACGGCGGCTACCTGCACGAGGTGCAGGAACGCGGCCGGTCGCTGTCTGCGGGACAGCGCCAACTGCTGTGCCTGGCCAGGGCGCTGGTCATGGACCCGCGGATCCTCGTGCTCGACGAGGCAACCTCACATCTGGACCTGCAGAGTGAGCGCCGCGTCGAGCAGGCGATGGCGAGGGTCGCCGCCGGGCGGACGACCATCGTGATCGCCCACCGGCCGCAGACGTTGCGGTGGGTTGACCGGATCGTCACCGTGCACGACGGGCAGGTGGTCGCCGACCAGACCGCCGAGCAGTTCCAGGCGGCCCGGGTCTCCGCCGCCCAGTAG